A portion of the Desulfovibrio intestinalis genome contains these proteins:
- the htpG gene encoding molecular chaperone HtpG has translation MAEAGKKPRQFRAEVRKVLHILTNSLYTNREIFLRELISNASDALDKLRFRINRGESPSLPDLPLEIRITIDKDAKTLTIADTGLGMTAEELAENLGTIAKSGSEQFLADIAAENAAKAKSGNGRAHEDDAEGEEAVADAANIIGRFGIGFYSVFMVANKVTVTSRPAFGEDSSAHTWTSDGLGTYTVTQSEDAEPARGTVIKAWLKDDAEEFLEKFRVESAIRKHSAFVPFPVFVDGEQANTQPALWREPKFSITKEQYAEFYKALTYDNADPLDELHFSVDAPVQFNALFFIPASAQDFFGSDRDFWGLDLYARRVLIQHRNKELIPEYLAFLKGVVDTEDLPLNISRETLQENVVLRKINQVIVKQTLSHLEKLARNDAEKYNDFWRLHGKIFKLGYHDFANRERVTALLRFNSSTQADAEALTSLDDYMSRAPEGQKTFWYVAAPNREAARLNPHMELFRQKGIEVLYLFEPIDEFVMDGLGRYKEWEFKSVEAAADDALKDFADKEKAARESAAPLSDEDSTSFEDLMAKMKELLGDKVTDVRISHRLADSPAVLVSPDGGMSSSMEKLLKVMQKDDSLPVKVLEVNRDHPLLRSMLRMFKADKDDKTLAEMTQGVFDASLLLDGYLKDPQALAARTNKLLEEAAAWYTEVRKI, from the coding sequence ATGGCAGAGGCTGGTAAAAAACCCCGCCAGTTCCGTGCAGAGGTGCGTAAGGTTTTACATATCCTGACCAACTCCCTGTACACCAACCGTGAAATTTTTTTGCGTGAACTTATTTCCAATGCATCGGATGCGTTGGACAAACTGCGCTTTCGCATCAACCGTGGCGAAAGCCCCAGCTTGCCCGACCTGCCGCTGGAAATACGAATAACCATCGACAAAGACGCAAAAACCCTCACCATTGCTGACACTGGCCTGGGCATGACTGCGGAAGAACTGGCCGAAAATCTTGGCACCATCGCCAAGTCGGGCTCAGAGCAGTTTTTGGCAGACATTGCCGCTGAAAACGCCGCCAAGGCCAAATCCGGCAATGGCCGGGCGCATGAAGACGATGCCGAGGGCGAAGAGGCTGTGGCAGACGCCGCCAACATTATCGGGCGTTTCGGCATTGGCTTCTATTCTGTCTTTATGGTGGCAAACAAGGTTACGGTCACATCCAGGCCGGCCTTTGGCGAAGACAGTTCCGCGCACACCTGGACCAGCGACGGTCTTGGCACATACACCGTGACCCAGTCTGAAGACGCGGAACCCGCGCGCGGCACGGTCATCAAGGCGTGGCTCAAGGACGATGCCGAGGAATTTCTTGAAAAATTCCGTGTAGAGTCAGCCATCCGCAAGCATTCTGCCTTTGTGCCCTTTCCTGTCTTTGTGGATGGCGAGCAGGCCAATACCCAGCCTGCCCTTTGGCGCGAGCCCAAGTTTTCCATCACCAAGGAACAGTACGCCGAGTTCTACAAGGCCCTTACCTACGACAATGCCGATCCGCTGGACGAACTGCATTTCTCGGTCGACGCGCCAGTGCAGTTCAACGCGCTGTTCTTCATTCCCGCCAGCGCCCAGGATTTCTTTGGCTCAGACCGTGATTTCTGGGGGCTTGATCTCTATGCCCGGCGTGTGCTTATCCAGCACCGCAACAAAGAGCTGATCCCCGAGTATCTGGCCTTTCTCAAAGGCGTTGTGGATACCGAAGACTTGCCCCTGAACATCTCGCGCGAGACCCTTCAGGAAAACGTGGTCTTGCGCAAGATCAACCAGGTCATCGTCAAGCAGACCCTGAGCCATCTGGAAAAACTCGCCCGCAACGATGCGGAAAAGTACAATGACTTTTGGCGCTTGCACGGCAAGATCTTCAAGCTTGGCTACCACGACTTTGCCAACCGCGAACGCGTCACCGCCTTGCTGCGCTTCAATTCCTCAACGCAGGCCGACGCAGAAGCTCTGACCAGCCTCGACGATTACATGAGCCGTGCACCCGAAGGCCAAAAAACCTTCTGGTATGTAGCCGCGCCCAACCGCGAGGCCGCCCGCCTGAATCCGCACATGGAGCTCTTCCGCCAGAAAGGCATTGAAGTGCTTTACCTCTTTGAACCCATTGACGAATTCGTCATGGACGGCCTTGGCCGCTACAAAGAATGGGAATTCAAATCCGTTGAGGCCGCGGCTGACGACGCCCTGAAGGATTTTGCCGACAAGGAAAAAGCCGCCCGCGAAAGCGCTGCTCCTCTTTCGGACGAAGACTCCACCAGCTTTGAAGACCTGATGGCCAAAATGAAGGAACTTCTTGGCGACAAGGTTACAGACGTGCGAATTTCGCACCGTCTGGCCGACAGCCCGGCTGTGCTGGTTTCGCCCGACGGCGGCATGTCCTCTTCTATGGAAAAGCTGCTCAAGGTCATGCAAAAGGACGACTCCCTGCCCGTCAAGGTTCTGGAGGTCAACCGCGATCATCCCCTGCTCCGCAGCATGTTGCGCATGTTCAAGGCTGACAAGGACGACAAGACCCTGGCCGAAATGACCCAGGGGGTCTTTGACGCCAGCCTGCTGCTGGACGGGTACCTCAAAGACCCGCAGGCCCTGGCAGCGCGTACCAACAAGCTGCTGGAAGAAGCAGCCGCGTGGTACACAGAGGTACGCAAGATATAG
- a CDS encoding M24 family metallopeptidase, producing the protein MNHIYANRREKLREAMRARGLDALLVSQAANRFYLSGFELHDPQYNESAGRLVITADGRDWLATDARYLDAAARLWDVERIFIYGGYAAKDIYGLLRRCGGRIGVEAQGVSLAFARDLRKAGPGLYCEAADGLVEHLRRIKEPCEVAALEKSFALNHKMLQWVESQLEPGRTEAQTSWFIERFFRENGASELAFSNIVAVGKNAALPHAIPGEDLITDNCPVLIDVGCRVDGYCSDQTRTFWVGEQPTDEFRRTYDLVRQAQTAAIESMHPGQPMRDAYGYARAVFEKAGTADAFTHGLGHGVGLETHEAPSLSPRSEGVLEPGMVVTVEPGLYYNQWGGVRWEYTVLVEEDGVRIL; encoded by the coding sequence ATGAACCACATTTACGCCAACCGTCGGGAAAAATTGCGTGAGGCCATGCGTGCCCGTGGTCTTGATGCGCTGCTTGTCAGCCAGGCTGCCAACCGTTTTTATCTTTCGGGTTTTGAGCTGCACGATCCGCAGTACAATGAAAGCGCCGGGCGGCTGGTCATCACCGCAGACGGGCGCGATTGGCTGGCTACGGATGCGCGCTATCTGGATGCTGCCGCCCGCCTGTGGGACGTGGAGCGCATTTTTATTTACGGCGGCTATGCGGCCAAAGATATTTACGGTCTGCTGCGGCGCTGCGGCGGGCGCATCGGGGTTGAGGCGCAGGGCGTGAGCCTTGCCTTTGCCCGTGATTTGCGCAAGGCCGGGCCGGGGTTGTACTGCGAAGCCGCTGACGGTCTTGTGGAGCATCTGCGCCGTATCAAGGAACCCTGCGAAGTGGCTGCGCTGGAAAAATCCTTCGCCCTCAACCACAAAATGTTGCAATGGGTGGAAAGCCAGTTGGAGCCGGGCCGCACTGAAGCTCAAACAAGCTGGTTCATCGAAAGGTTTTTCCGTGAAAACGGCGCTTCGGAACTGGCTTTTTCCAACATTGTGGCTGTGGGCAAAAACGCGGCCTTGCCCCACGCCATACCCGGCGAAGATCTTATTACGGACAACTGCCCGGTGCTTATTGATGTGGGCTGCCGCGTTGACGGCTATTGTTCGGATCAGACACGCACCTTCTGGGTGGGGGAACAGCCTACCGACGAATTTCGACGTACCTACGATCTGGTGCGTCAGGCGCAGACAGCCGCCATTGAAAGCATGCATCCCGGGCAACCCATGCGTGATGCCTATGGCTACGCCCGGGCTGTCTTTGAAAAGGCCGGAACCGCAGACGCCTTTACCCACGGTCTCGGGCACGGCGTGGGGCTTGAAACCCACGAAGCGCCAAGTCTGTCGCCCCGCTCTGAAGGTGTGCTTGAGCCGGGCATGGTGGTTACTGTGGAGCCAGGCCTCTATTATAACCAGTGGGGCGGCGTACGCTGGGAATATACAGTACTTGTGGAAGAGGACGGCGTTAGGATTCTGTAA
- a CDS encoding dihydroorotate dehydrogenase electron transfer subunit, which produces MSQSSSCELSVLDLVPFGQTGNESRFFALRLTRPEWTKWRPGQFVMIRPQSFGLEIPWARPLGICHMTARHMICFFQVVGKGTKRMSELRPGEKVRVWGPLGNGFVIEPDTPTLLLAGGMGIVPFVGYVSEHPKPWNISMLFGHREPISCYPVDSINEHVPLDSLRETVPGDLDNFIFSIQERMAEYAEQKGLVLACGPTPFMQTVQKFAAELGVRCQLSLENRMACGVGACLGCVSKTTENWPVPAKRGGQVQVCNHGPVFWSDQVEL; this is translated from the coding sequence ATGTCGCAATCATCATCATGCGAGCTGAGTGTTCTGGACCTCGTGCCCTTTGGGCAGACCGGCAACGAAAGCCGCTTCTTCGCGCTGCGCCTTACCCGCCCTGAATGGACCAAGTGGCGGCCTGGCCAGTTTGTCATGATACGCCCCCAGTCTTTCGGCCTTGAAATTCCCTGGGCGCGGCCCCTTGGCATATGCCATATGACGGCCCGGCACATGATCTGTTTCTTTCAGGTCGTGGGCAAGGGCACTAAACGCATGTCCGAACTGCGCCCCGGTGAAAAGGTGCGCGTATGGGGCCCCCTGGGCAACGGATTCGTTATCGAGCCCGATACTCCCACCCTGCTGCTGGCCGGGGGAATGGGCATCGTTCCCTTTGTGGGCTACGTGAGCGAGCACCCCAAGCCGTGGAACATCAGCATGCTTTTCGGTCACCGCGAGCCCATAAGCTGCTACCCGGTGGACAGCATCAACGAGCATGTGCCGCTGGACAGCCTGCGTGAAACCGTGCCCGGCGATCTGGACAACTTCATTTTTTCCATTCAGGAACGCATGGCTGAATACGCCGAGCAAAAAGGGCTTGTGCTGGCTTGCGGCCCCACCCCCTTTATGCAGACCGTGCAAAAATTTGCCGCTGAACTGGGCGTGCGCTGCCAGCTTTCGCTTGAAAACCGCATGGCCTGCGGTGTGGGCGCCTGCCTTGGCTGCGTGAGCAAGACCACGGAAAACTGGCCCGTGCCCGCCAAACGCGGCGGCCAGGTGCAGGTGTGCAACCACGGCCCCGTTTTCTGGTCTGACCAAGTAGAACTTTAG
- a CDS encoding dihydroorotate dehydrogenase, with amino-acid sequence MDLSVTLSGQTHDLTLKNPILTASGTFGYGLEFATYGDLASLGGMVVKGLSLQARDGNPTPRIVETTAGMLNAVGLQNDGVDIFCAQKLPMLPWQESPVIANIYAASVEDFGQLAARLNDEEGVAALEVNVSCPNVREGGIAFGQDPGMLAQVTSIVRKSAPDKHIMIKLSPNVTDITVMARAAEEAGADSISCINTLLGMAVDLPRRRPSLANVVGGLSGPAIKPVALRCVWQVARAVKIPVVGVGGISCVEDALEFILVGAHAVQVGTASFMRPDCAFDMVQELPAACERLGISSLDELRGSLQLG; translated from the coding sequence ATGGATCTTTCCGTTACGCTGAGCGGCCAGACGCATGATCTGACCCTCAAAAATCCCATACTTACAGCTTCGGGCACCTTTGGGTACGGCCTGGAATTCGCCACATACGGCGACCTTGCCAGCCTTGGCGGCATGGTGGTCAAGGGGCTTTCCCTTCAGGCCCGCGATGGCAATCCCACCCCCCGCATTGTGGAAACCACAGCGGGCATGCTCAATGCCGTGGGGCTGCAAAATGACGGGGTCGATATTTTCTGCGCGCAAAAGCTCCCCATGCTGCCCTGGCAGGAATCTCCCGTTATCGCCAATATCTACGCCGCTTCGGTTGAAGATTTCGGCCAGCTGGCCGCCCGCCTCAATGATGAAGAAGGCGTGGCAGCGCTTGAGGTCAACGTGTCCTGCCCCAATGTGCGAGAAGGCGGCATTGCCTTCGGCCAGGACCCCGGCATGCTTGCGCAGGTGACGTCCATTGTGCGCAAATCCGCGCCGGACAAGCACATCATGATCAAGCTTTCGCCTAACGTCACCGACATCACTGTCATGGCCCGCGCTGCGGAAGAAGCGGGTGCAGACAGCATATCCTGCATCAATACCCTGCTGGGTATGGCAGTTGATCTGCCAAGGCGCCGCCCTTCACTGGCCAATGTGGTCGGCGGGCTTTCCGGCCCGGCCATCAAGCCTGTGGCGCTTCGCTGCGTGTGGCAGGTAGCCCGCGCGGTAAAGATTCCTGTGGTGGGCGTGGGCGGCATATCCTGCGTTGAAGACGCGCTGGAATTCATTTTGGTCGGCGCGCACGCCGTGCAGGTAGGCACAGCAAGTTTCATGCGGCCAGACTGCGCCTTTGATATGGTGCAGGAACTTCCCGCTGCCTGCGAGCGCCTGGGCATATCCTCTCTGGACGAGCTGCGCGGCAGCTTGCAGTTGGGCTGA
- a CDS encoding NAD-dependent epimerase/dehydratase family protein codes for MSISAPGTDMKQTDASSAASPGTPAPAAAGHLRGVKVLLTGGTGFVGRHLLPQLLEAGAHVTCLTRASSSTRGLPQGVAVAQADLASGRGLAEALAGQDMVIHMAALLFGLGWQDYLRANARAAASLAEAIRQSDLNAAANGHAGIQRLVLVSSQAATGPGGTAPGVSDTVLPAPVSAYGWSKVLTEQILGRALGDRMVTLRPPIIYGSGDKGLLPVFKGVMRGVAVSPGFGREFPVSAIHARDMGQAVICACRPEAQGVYHLSDGQAHTMSDFCRSMGSAIDAALAREPRKVRIIRMPLPIMALTAALSSAFGITADALLSHLPPAFGGRLHRAPNWNLDKYREARQAGWLCDGSRIRRELGFTPCMSLEAGMAEAVEGYRREGWL; via the coding sequence ATGAGTATTTCGGCCCCCGGCACTGACATGAAGCAGACAGACGCCTCGTCCGCTGCAAGCCCCGGCACGCCCGCCCCTGCCGCCGCCGGGCATCTCAGGGGCGTCAAGGTTCTGCTTACGGGCGGCACCGGTTTTGTAGGGCGGCATCTGCTGCCGCAATTGCTGGAAGCTGGCGCTCACGTTACCTGCCTCACCCGGGCAAGCTCAAGCACACGCGGCCTGCCTCAAGGCGTGGCCGTAGCCCAGGCTGACCTCGCCAGCGGGCGCGGCCTTGCCGAAGCCCTTGCCGGGCAGGATATGGTCATCCACATGGCCGCTCTTCTTTTCGGCCTTGGCTGGCAGGACTACCTGCGCGCCAATGCCCGCGCCGCCGCCTCTCTGGCGGAAGCAATACGCCAGTCTGACCTGAATGCCGCAGCTAACGGGCACGCAGGCATCCAGCGGCTGGTGCTGGTGTCCAGCCAGGCGGCCACAGGCCCCGGCGGTACGGCCCCCGGCGTAAGCGACACCGTCTTGCCCGCGCCAGTGTCGGCCTACGGCTGGTCCAAGGTGCTTACTGAACAAATTCTGGGCCGCGCTCTTGGCGACCGCATGGTCACTCTGCGTCCCCCCATCATCTATGGTTCTGGCGACAAAGGCCTTTTGCCCGTGTTCAAGGGCGTCATGCGCGGCGTTGCCGTAAGCCCCGGCTTTGGACGTGAGTTTCCCGTCAGCGCCATACACGCGCGCGATATGGGGCAGGCCGTCATTTGCGCCTGCCGTCCCGAAGCGCAGGGGGTCTATCACCTCAGTGACGGGCAGGCACACACCATGAGCGATTTTTGCCGCAGCATGGGTTCTGCCATTGATGCCGCACTGGCGCGCGAACCGCGCAAGGTGCGCATTATCCGCATGCCCCTGCCCATCATGGCGCTGACAGCCGCGCTTTCATCAGCTTTCGGCATCACTGCCGACGCCCTGCTGTCCCACTTGCCCCCTGCTTTTGGTGGCCGCCTGCACCGCGCGCCCAACTGGAATCTGGATAAATACCGCGAAGCCCGTCAGGCTGGCTGGCTTTGTGATGGCAGCCGCATTCGGCGCGAACTTGGTTTCACCCCGTGCATGAGCCTCGAGGCGGGCATGGCTGAAGCAGTTGAAGGCTACCGCCGTGAGGGCTGGTTGTGA
- a CDS encoding ATP-binding cassette domain-containing protein, whose product MKITIQELSKSFGGRDIFSNFSMEVDSGVRLCVCGPNGTGKSTFLRLLAGADSADGGRVILPRGCRLGYVEQELSEDALNTPLLTYVLDVLHDWSDFWTQWEEAAADKDESRLTELMHRQSELESLYGYNPEHRAKAVLSGLGFAEHKWGRTLRELSGGWRERAKLARVLTAGADVLLLDEPTNHLDMEAVEWLESFLLDFKGALVFVAHDRRFMDTVGTHVLYLGLARPVFRKATYTQFLTLQDEYNAQREREARALREDLDKKMAFVERFRAKATKARQAGSRQKIAKKLEKELEDYRPEPKRKELNFSWPEAPHSEKIVLAAADLDFHFGDGKVMWPPLTFTLYRGQRVALVGHNGCGKSTLLKLLAGTLERCGGNLATATQLRMGYYTQHQMDTLREDTTVLGEIRRLSDPRTTEEELMSVLGLFLLGQDYFDRQVSALSGGEKSRLVLASLFLKRCNFLLLDEPTNHLDLESREALVSALQKFTGTLLMVAHDRWLLSQVGAEAWELDKKGITVFSDFASYDAVRRARMTGPSGNADAGRGAGAAQDNSLGGDAQGLSRDEQKRLKREQAEKRNAMHKEMKPLQSRYDAMEKELAKVLDEQGAAEAQLADPEVYADHARSSELLKTFEACKKRGEDLFEEMTTLEERMEAVRARWNTEG is encoded by the coding sequence GTGAAAATAACGATTCAGGAACTTTCCAAATCATTTGGCGGACGGGACATCTTCAGCAATTTTTCGATGGAGGTGGATTCCGGCGTGCGCCTGTGCGTATGCGGCCCCAACGGTACGGGCAAATCCACTTTTTTGCGTCTGCTGGCCGGGGCGGACTCCGCTGACGGCGGGCGTGTCATTCTGCCGCGTGGCTGCCGCCTGGGCTATGTTGAGCAGGAACTTTCAGAAGATGCCCTCAACACGCCCCTGCTCACCTATGTACTGGACGTGCTGCACGACTGGAGCGACTTCTGGACCCAATGGGAAGAAGCCGCCGCAGACAAGGACGAATCGCGCCTTACCGAACTCATGCACCGTCAGAGCGAACTGGAATCGCTCTATGGGTATAACCCGGAGCACAGGGCCAAGGCCGTGCTTTCGGGCCTGGGCTTTGCCGAGCACAAGTGGGGCCGCACCCTGCGCGAACTTTCGGGCGGCTGGCGCGAGCGTGCCAAGCTTGCCCGCGTGCTCACCGCAGGAGCCGACGTGCTGCTGCTGGACGAACCAACCAACCATCTGGACATGGAAGCCGTGGAATGGCTGGAGTCCTTTTTGCTGGACTTCAAGGGCGCTCTGGTTTTTGTGGCGCATGACCGCCGTTTTATGGATACGGTAGGCACGCATGTGCTTTACCTTGGCTTGGCGCGTCCTGTTTTCCGCAAGGCCACCTATACCCAGTTTCTGACCTTGCAGGATGAGTACAACGCCCAGCGCGAGCGCGAAGCCCGCGCCCTCAGGGAAGACCTCGACAAAAAAATGGCCTTTGTGGAGCGCTTTCGCGCCAAGGCCACCAAGGCGCGTCAGGCTGGTTCCCGGCAAAAAATTGCGAAAAAGCTTGAAAAAGAGCTTGAAGATTACAGACCGGAACCCAAGCGCAAAGAACTGAATTTTTCCTGGCCCGAAGCGCCGCACTCTGAAAAAATCGTTCTGGCTGCCGCTGATCTGGATTTTCATTTTGGCGATGGCAAGGTTATGTGGCCGCCCCTGACCTTTACCCTGTACCGCGGCCAGCGCGTGGCCCTGGTGGGGCACAATGGGTGCGGCAAGTCCACACTGCTCAAGCTGCTGGCAGGCACGCTTGAGCGTTGCGGCGGCAATCTGGCTACAGCCACACAACTGCGTATGGGATATTACACCCAGCACCAGATGGACACCTTGCGTGAAGACACTACGGTGCTTGGCGAAATTCGCCGTCTGTCCGACCCGCGCACTACGGAAGAAGAGCTTATGAGCGTGCTCGGCCTCTTTCTTCTCGGGCAAGACTACTTTGACCGCCAGGTCAGCGCCCTTTCCGGCGGCGAAAAAAGCCGCCTTGTGCTGGCTAGCCTGTTTTTGAAGCGCTGCAATTTCCTGCTGTTGGACGAACCTACCAACCACCTTGATCTTGAAAGCCGTGAAGCGCTTGTGTCGGCATTACAGAAGTTTACCGGCACCTTGCTCATGGTCGCGCATGACCGCTGGCTGCTCTCGCAGGTAGGGGCGGAAGCCTGGGAGCTTGACAAGAAGGGCATTACCGTGTTCTCCGATTTTGCCTCCTATGACGCTGTGCGACGCGCCCGCATGACGGGGCCATCTGGCAACGCGGATGCAGGGCGGGGCGCTGGCGCGGCGCAAGACAATTCGCTGGGGGGAGACGCCCAGGGCCTTTCGCGCGATGAACAAAAACGCCTCAAGCGTGAGCAGGCTGAAAAGCGTAATGCGATGCACAAGGAAATGAAGCCTCTGCAAAGCCGCTATGACGCTATGGAAAAGGAACTGGCCAAAGTACTGGACGAACAGGGAGCAGCCGAGGCGCAACTGGCTGATCCTGAAGTGTATGCCGACCACGCCCGTTCCTCGGAATTGCTGAAAACGTTTGAAGCCTGCAAAAAGCGCGGCGAAGACCTTTTTGAAGAAATGACCACTCTTGAAGAGCGCATGGAAGCCGTGCGCGCGCGGTGGAATACAGAAGGCTAG
- a CDS encoding (deoxy)nucleoside triphosphate pyrophosphohydrolase yields MDYTQTIDVAAGIIWRGGHFLASQRPTNKIMEGYWEFPGGKLEGNESPEEALKRELAEELGIGVREASYWQCVEHRYADRNLNVRLYFFHVTDFVGEPCAAEGQNLRWVSPDEAPALGFLPADAGVLEQILTLNTFC; encoded by the coding sequence ATGGACTACACACAAACGATTGACGTGGCGGCGGGCATCATCTGGCGCGGCGGGCATTTTCTCGCCTCCCAACGCCCCACGAACAAAATAATGGAAGGCTACTGGGAATTTCCCGGCGGCAAGCTTGAAGGCAATGAAAGCCCGGAAGAAGCGCTGAAGCGGGAACTGGCTGAAGAGCTGGGCATCGGCGTGCGCGAAGCCAGCTACTGGCAGTGCGTTGAACACCGCTACGCAGACCGGAACCTCAACGTGCGCCTGTATTTTTTTCACGTTACAGACTTCGTGGGTGAGCCTTGCGCCGCCGAAGGACAAAATCTGCGCTGGGTCAGCCCGGACGAAGCGCCTGCGCTGGGCTTTTTGCCTGCCGACGCTGGCGTGCTTGAGCAGATTTTGACTCTCAACACCTTCTGCTAG